gaaccgagattcaaatagtgacaggttgctagcccatcgcctaaaagaggaatcctaagtttataagcctatcccttagtcgccttttacgacatccatgggaaagagatggagtggtcctattcttttttgtaatagtgccgggaaccacacggcctgaaatattaattaaatacttatatttacttatttatagatatctaaacatcaaatttcaattaaagcAAGATTCTAGACCATGACCTTTTTAGCAGCCTGCGACTGCGACAGTGTCCTCTCATTAGTGGTACCGCCGAATCAAATTCTTGGGAAGTTACCCTAGTACCAACAGATTATACAAAGATGATTAAGAATCAAGGCAAAGTATTAAGGCttataagtatgtttaatttaatttattttttgtagcaTAAAAACATGCGAAGTCAGATGCCGCAGTAAAATCATCTTTTGTACAATGTTCATCATCTGACAGTTGGgaaattatttcttactaTATCTCTGTATGAAATCGATTCGATCGAGTTGATGCTTTGCTTTATTCAGTCTAATATTATGATGCATTCGTCAAATTATTCTGTTGTTATgcattatataatatagttcAAAATATGTCATGTACTTCGAAAGCTTTTTCGAAAGTATTTGAATACTTTTAAAGCTCTATCTTCGGTATGGCGCCTTTCGGTATCTACCCCTGGTTTCTTCGTCACGGATGTCCAAGTAGTGGCTAAATACAACTGCCCATGCGTAAAGATACaaacctgaaaaataaaacaaaagttgtattttctgtttatggtgatatgtttataatttattaaacaatgtatccattattatatattcttaGAATAAATAGAGCTTTCctcattccttttttttatagtttccaACATTAAtactgttaataaaataattcataaacaatattataatattggtacGACTGCTACGAGTTCGTAGACTACGAGCGCGCTCCACCTCAATAATCGCATTTGACCATAATCCTAGTTTGGGTAAGTGAGGTTTTTTAACCTAGGGAGTCCCATTTGGCCGCCGTAACTTCTGCAGGGAAacttaacccatattggaccatctttaatttaaacaattaacgATCTGTGCTATGCGTGATCATGAGtccttgtataaaatatttaaacatacatattgaaCATTCAACATACACAAGTATAATATTCCGCCTATCAGTATAGCCGTAGCCAGAAGAATCTGGTTGTAGCGTTCATCTTCTGTTTTGTAGTCCATGAGGTAGTATGTAATAGAGGTGTGGAGGATGCTGATGAGCAGGCCGATGGCCAGCACCACCCCCAACACCACGAACGGCAACATGAGCCATGACCGCCTCTGTGAagttaagaaaacaaaatacgtagctatacatttttttgaaagttttgattttttatacagTG
The Amyelois transitella isolate CPQ chromosome 12, ilAmyTran1.1, whole genome shotgun sequence DNA segment above includes these coding regions:
- the LOC106142707 gene encoding uncharacterized protein LOC106142707; translation: MKRLKTFCCCASTRTGSIITGALGIILSVATIIAVWLFQKHFVRFTTYIFDEEFDKKLADLDIPRIIITINLCFTILICSLLIIAVCKRRSWLMLPFVVLGVVLAIGLLISILHTSITYYLMDYKTEDERYNQILLATAILIGGILYLCLYLYAWAVVFSHYLDIRDEETRGRYRKAPYRR